From the genome of Clostridia bacterium:
CCGCGGCGACGGCCCGGAATGGCGCGCCGAACGCGGCGCGCCCGCCGCTGCGGTCGATCACGGCGCCGACGCCCACGATTTCGGGCGAGAAACGTTCAAGCGCCGCGATCGTCTTGTTTACGGAACCTCCCGTGGTGACGACGTCCTCCACGACGAGCACCCGCTCGCCCGGCTCAAGGCGGAAGCCGCGGCGCAGCGCCATGGCGTCGCCGTCCTTTTCCGCGAACATGGAGCGGGCACCGAGCGCCCGCGCCACCTCATGCGCGAGGATGATGCCGCCGGTGGCCGGCCCCACGACGGCGTCGACGCGCTCACCCTCGAAGAGCGCCGCCACGGCGCGTCCGATGGCCTCGGCGAGGCGCGGGCGCTGGAAGGCGAGCGGCAGAAGGAAGAAACGGTCGCCGTGGCGTCCCGAGGTGAGCAAGAAATGGCCTTCGCGGTACGCGCCCACGTCTTTCAGCCGGGCCAGCAGATCCGGCGCCATCACGCTCCACCCCGCTTCCTTCCGTGCTCCGCGCCCGGCGCCGCCCGTCCCGCGCCGCGCTCCCGCTCCTTCAACGCGGCCTCGATCTGCGCGAGAATGCGCCGCGCGGCGGCGAGCGGATCGGGGGCCGCCAGGATCGGCCGGCCCACGACGAGCATGTCGGCGCCGCACTGCAGCGCCATCTCCGGCGACGCCGCGCGCGCCTGGTCGCCCATCTCCGCGCCGGCCGGGCGGATGCCGGGCGTCACGGCGAGAAAGCTCGGCCCGCCCGCCGCCTTGACCGGCTTCACCTCAAGCGGGGAGCAGACGACGCCGTCCAGGCCGGCGGCCTTGGCCAGTTGCGCCCGCCTCAACGCGAGGTCGGAGAGCGGTCCCTGCTCGCCGATCTCCTCGATGGCGCGGGCATCGAGGCTGGTGAGCACCGTCACGCCGACGATCTTCGGCCGGGCCCGCCCGTGCCGCGCGCCGGCCTCCTCCGCGGCCTGCACGGCGCGTTCCATCATCGCCCGCCCGCCCGACACGTGCACCGTCACGAGGTCGGCGCCCAGCGCCGTGGCCGAAGCCACGGCCTGCGCCACCGTGTTGGGAATGTCGTGAAACTTCAGGTCGAGAAAGACCCGGCCGCCCCGCTCCTTGATCAACTGGACGGCCGCGGGTCCGGCAGCGGTGAAGAGGCCCAATCCGACCTTGTAAAACCGCACCGCCGGCCAGAGCCGGTCGACCCAGCCCCTGGCCTCCTCCAAAGTCGTCACGTCCAACGCCACGACGAGCCGATCCGACGGTTCACTGCCCAACGGGCCAGGCCTCCTCACGATCGATCGCCCGGTGGGCCAGGCCGACGACCTCGCCCACCGTCGCGAAGCCACGTTCGTCCAGCCATTTCCGCAATCCATCGACGACGAGGGACGCCGTGCGCGGATCGGTGAAGCTGGCCGTCCCCACCGCGACCGCGTGCGCGCCGGCCAGGAGGAACTCCGCGGCGTCGCTCCACTCCCGGATGCCGCCCATGCCGATCACCGGCACCTTGAAGCGCGCGTGCGCCTCCCAGACCCACCGGAGGGCCAGCGGCTTGATGGCCGGTCCGGAAAGGCCGCCGAAGATGCCCGGCA
Proteins encoded in this window:
- a CDS encoding dihydroorotate dehydrogenase → LFVKLSPNAPDVLGVAEAVLEAGADGLSLINTYLALAIDVWRMRPVLPGIFGGLSGPAIKPLALRWVWEAHARFKVPVIGMGGIREWSDAAEFLLAGAHAVAVGTASFTDPRTASLVVDGLRKWLDERGFATVGEVVGLAHRAIDREEAWPVGQ
- the pyrF gene encoding orotidine-5'-phosphate decarboxylase; the protein is MDCGNGWTNVASRRWARSSAWPTGRSIVRRPGPLGSEPSDRLVVALDVTTLEEARGWVDRLWPAVRFYKVGLGLFTAAGPAAVQLIKERGGRVFLDLKFHDIPNTVAQAVASATALGADLVTVHVSGGRAMMERAVQAAEEAGARHGRARPKIVGVTVLTSLDARAIEEIGEQGPLSDLALRRAQLAKAAGLDGVVCSPLEVKPVKAAGGPSFLAVTPGIRPAGAEMGDQARAASPEMALQCGADMLVVGRPILAAPDPLAAARRILAQIEAALKERERGAGRAAPGAEHGRKRGGA
- a CDS encoding orotate phosphoribosyltransferase encodes the protein MAPDLLARLKDVGAYREGHFLLTSGRHGDRFFLLPLAFQRPRLAEAIGRAVAALFEGERVDAVVGPATGGIILAHEVARALGARSMFAEKDGDAMALRRGFRLEPGERVLVVEDVVTTGGSVNKTIAALERFSPEIVGVGAVIDRSGGRAAFGAPFRAVAAVEARDWAPEECPLCRDGVPLVRPKQES